A genomic region of Phocoena sinus isolate mPhoSin1 chromosome 18, mPhoSin1.pri, whole genome shotgun sequence contains the following coding sequences:
- the LOC116742935 gene encoding uncharacterized protein FLJ37310-like yields MPTFSGQLRSHLPPSSRRGGGGRCKTLPVALHEGGGAERCGSNLPSRPRRPRRPRSALPPTPCGPFQTPWARGCCSVRKRWPRLGPARRGSKRGGGGAPGTVSPATGRGRARRDAGSSRSTAGARRRRWQRESRDLSITGSHGARAFSSLWAGASARHTSSGRKGPAPEPPRRAAGRALAPTMRAALVLFLCSRFVRTPLLPRSGREGAAGGGGDSFLGGVGGQRGCCSDCSRRRSKERELLLQEIHLIDGCHSLLKCNSDMLFSTVFERKIGSILMN; encoded by the exons ATGCCCACCTTCTCCGGACAACTCCGAAGCcacctccccccctcctcccgccgcggcggcggcggccgctgCAAAACCCTCCCGGTCGCTCTGCACGAAGGCGGCGGCGCCGAGCGA TGTGGCTCAAACCTCCCCTCCCGGCCCCGCCGGCCCCGCCGGCCCCGCTCGGCCCTCCCCCCCACGCCCTGCGGACCCTTTCAAACCCCCTGGGCTCGAGGCTGCTGCTCCGTGAGGAAACGCTGGCCGCGGCTGGGGCCGGCGCGGCGAGGCTCGAagcggggcggcggcggggcgcCGGGTACGGTGAGCCCAGCAACGGGGCGCGGGCGGGCGCGCAGAGACGCCGGGTCCTCGCGGAGCACGGCcggggcgcggcggcggcggtggcagcGGGAGTCCAGGGACCTCTCCATCACTGGCAGCCATGGAGCCCGAGCATTTTCCTCCCTCTGGGCAGGCGCCTCGGCTCGGCACACGTCCTCGGGGAGGAAGGGGCCGGCGCCCGAGCCTCCCCGGAGGGCGGCGGGACGTGCGCTAGCGCCGACGATGCGAGCCGCTCTAGTCCTCTTCCTCTGCAGCCGGTTCGTCCGCACCCCGCTGCTCCCGCGGTCCGGGCGGGAGGGGGCcgcaggcggcggcggcgactCCTTTCTCGGCGGCGTTGGTGGCCAGAGGGGCTGCTGCAGCGACTGCAGCCGACGCCGTTCAAAGGAACGAGAG CTTTTGTTGCAAGAGATACACCTGATTGATGGCTGCCATTCATTGTTGAAATGCAACTCTGACATGCTTTTTTCAACAGTTTTTGAACGGAAAATAGGAAGTATCCTAATGAACTGA